A single window of Hymenobacter sp. APR13 DNA harbors:
- a CDS encoding RNA polymerase sigma factor has product METMQLSDSALISLYIAGNEEAFAHLLERYKSRVFTTIMLIVRDEDVAEDLLQDTFIKAIHTMKGGRYNEEGKFSSWICRIAHNLAIDFFRREKRSPLLNLDTTSHAFNSLSHAEEGVEAALTREETYARLRELIQELPAAQKEVLVMRHYGDMSFQEIADATGVSINTALGRMRYALINLRKKMAAQPVFYDQNLYPRETAPVRVQRIAG; this is encoded by the coding sequence ATGGAAACCATGCAGCTGAGCGATTCCGCTCTCATATCCCTTTACATTGCCGGCAATGAAGAGGCCTTCGCGCACTTGCTCGAGCGGTACAAATCCCGTGTGTTCACCACTATCATGCTGATCGTGCGCGACGAAGACGTGGCCGAAGACCTGCTGCAGGATACGTTCATCAAGGCTATCCACACCATGAAAGGTGGCCGCTACAACGAGGAAGGCAAGTTTTCCTCCTGGATCTGCCGCATAGCCCACAACCTGGCCATCGATTTTTTCCGTCGGGAGAAGCGCAGCCCGCTGCTCAACCTCGACACGACGAGCCATGCCTTCAACTCTCTCTCTCACGCCGAGGAAGGAGTGGAAGCCGCGCTGACGCGCGAAGAAACCTACGCACGGCTTCGGGAGTTAATACAGGAACTGCCCGCCGCGCAGAAGGAAGTGCTGGTGATGCGCCACTACGGCGACATGAGCTTTCAGGAAATTGCCGACGCCACCGGTGTCAGCATCAACACGGCGCTGGGGCGGATGCGCTACGCGCTGATCAATTTGCGGAAAAAAATGGCCGCACAACCCGTTTTCTATGATCAAAACCTTTACCCACGAGAAACTGCTCCGGTACGTGTACAACGAATTGCCGGCTAA
- a CDS encoding MFS transporter: protein MPSAVPAPRHDPYAALRLPEFRRFISARACLTLATQIQGVVVSWQMFKLTGDPLALGLIGLAEAIPSIVVSLYAGHVADSVRRKNIIVAMVTVLLLCSVALGLLAQPQAAGLLTAGTSLGGLLVLRGLPLYAVIFVSGVARGFLGPAVFSFMPQLMPAREQLSNAITWNSTTWQAAAVLGPAIGGLLFAHLGIAVAYGTDIALMLLSLLLFLSIAGRPLPPTEGQKLGLKESVLSGMQFIFQNQLVLAALSLDLFAVLFGGAVALLPIFADQILHTGAAGLGYLRAAPAVGSVLMAVLLTYFPLRRHAGRKLLWAVAGFGIATIFFALSTSFWLSLFLLFLTGVFDSVSVIVRSTLIHTYTPEYMKGRVSAVNNIFIGSSNEIGAFESGAAARVLGVVRSVVVGGAMTLLVVGITAWRADKLRDLDLTPEPGKDA, encoded by the coding sequence ATGCCTTCCGCTGTTCCGGCTCCCCGCCACGACCCATACGCTGCGTTGCGCCTGCCGGAGTTTCGGCGCTTCATCTCAGCCCGCGCCTGCCTGACGCTGGCCACCCAGATTCAGGGCGTAGTGGTCAGCTGGCAGATGTTCAAACTCACCGGCGACCCGCTGGCGCTGGGTTTGATTGGGCTGGCCGAAGCCATTCCCAGCATCGTCGTGTCGTTGTATGCCGGACACGTGGCCGACTCCGTGCGGCGCAAAAACATCATTGTGGCCATGGTGACGGTGCTGCTGCTGTGCTCGGTGGCGCTGGGCCTGCTGGCGCAGCCGCAGGCGGCCGGGCTACTGACGGCCGGTACGTCATTGGGGGGGCTGCTGGTGCTGCGGGGGCTGCCGCTCTACGCCGTCATCTTCGTGAGCGGCGTGGCGCGGGGCTTTCTGGGGCCAGCCGTGTTTTCGTTTATGCCGCAGCTGATGCCCGCGCGCGAGCAGCTTTCCAACGCCATTACCTGGAACAGCACCACCTGGCAGGCGGCTGCCGTGCTGGGGCCAGCCATTGGGGGCCTGCTGTTTGCGCACCTGGGCATAGCCGTGGCCTACGGCACCGACATCGCGCTGATGCTGCTGTCGTTGCTGCTGTTTCTGAGTATTGCGGGCCGCCCGCTGCCGCCCACTGAGGGCCAGAAGCTGGGCCTGAAGGAAAGCGTGCTGAGTGGCATGCAGTTCATCTTCCAGAACCAGCTGGTACTGGCCGCCTTGTCGCTGGATCTGTTTGCGGTGCTGTTTGGCGGGGCCGTGGCGCTGCTCCCAATTTTCGCCGACCAGATTCTGCATACCGGGGCCGCGGGCCTGGGCTACCTGCGCGCTGCCCCGGCCGTAGGGTCGGTGCTGATGGCCGTACTGCTGACTTATTTTCCGCTGCGTCGCCACGCCGGGCGCAAGTTGCTGTGGGCAGTGGCGGGCTTTGGTATAGCCACCATCTTTTTCGCCTTATCGACCAGCTTCTGGCTCTCCCTGTTTCTGCTGTTCCTGACGGGGGTGTTCGATTCGGTGTCGGTTATCGTGCGCTCCACGCTTATCCACACCTACACGCCCGAGTACATGAAGGGCCGCGTGTCGGCCGTGAACAACATCTTTATCGGCTCCAGCAACGAAATCGGGGCCTTCGAGTCAGGGGCGGCGGCGCGGGTGCTGGGCGTGGTGCGCTCGGTGGTTGTAGGTGGCGCCATGACCCTGCTGGTAGTGGGCATCACGGCCTGGCGCGCCGATAAGCTGCGTGACCTGGACCTCACGCCTGAGCCGGGCAAAGACGCCTAA